One part of the Melospiza melodia melodia isolate bMelMel2 chromosome 3, bMelMel2.pri, whole genome shotgun sequence genome encodes these proteins:
- the LOC134416073 gene encoding U2 small nuclear ribonucleoprotein B'', protein MDIRPNHTIYINNINDKIKKEELKRSLYALFSQFGHVVDIVALKTMKMRGQAFVIFKELGSSTNALRQLQGFPFYGKPMRIQYAKTDSDIISKMRGTFADKEKRKEKKKAKTLEQSANAPNKKVIQGATQNSASASGTTPQNQVPDNPPNYILFLNNLPEETNEMMLSMLFNQFPGFKEVRLVPGRHDIAFVEFENENQAGAARDALQGFKITPSHAMKITYAKK, encoded by the exons ATGGACATCAGGCCGAACCACACCATCTACATCAACAATATCAATGACAAGATCAAGAAGGAAG AGCTGAAGAGGTCCCTGTATGCGTTGTTCTCACAGTTTGGTCATGTGGTCGACATTGTGGCTTTAAAAACTATGAAGATGAGAGGACAGGCATTTGTTATATTTAAAGAACTTGGATCATCTACCAATGCTTTGAGACAGCTACAAGGCTTTCCGTTTTATGGGAAACCAATG cgtATTCAGTATGCAAAAACAGACTCCGATATCATCTCTAAAATGCGTGGGACTTTTGCTgataaggaaaaaagaaaggaaaagaaaaaagctaaAACTCTGGAACAGTCAGCAAATGCACCAAATAAAAAGGTTATCCAG GGAGCAACACAGAATTCAGCCAGTGCCTCAGGGACTACACCACAGAATCAG GTGCCTGATAACCCACCAAACTATATCCTTTTCCTGAATAATTTGCCTGAGGAAACAAATGAGATGATGCTGTCCATGTTATTTAATCA GTTTCCCGGATTCAAAGAAGTACGCTTAGTGCCAGGGCGCCATGACATCGCATTTGTGGAGTTTGAAAATGAGAACCAAGCAGGGGCTGCTCGAGACGCTCTCCAAGGATTCAAGATCACTCCATCTCATGCCATGAAAATCACTTATGCAAAGAAATAG